The bacterium genome has a window encoding:
- a CDS encoding four helix bundle protein → MAKGDDIQERLINFAVIIIELCSALPNTHIGKHIAGQLLRCGTSPAPNYGEARGAESKNDFVHKLGIVLKELNESGIWLEIIKRSNLLPINQLLSVVKECDELSKIISSSIRTIGKKS, encoded by the coding sequence ATGGCGAAAGGGGATGATATTCAGGAACGATTGATTAATTTTGCAGTCATAATTATAGAATTATGCTCTGCATTACCAAATACTCATATTGGGAAACACATTGCGGGGCAATTACTTCGATGTGGTACTTCTCCTGCACCGAATTATGGTGAAGCACGAGGAGCGGAAAGTAAAAATGATTTTGTTCACAAGTTGGGGATTGTTTTGAAAGAATTAAATGAATCTGGAATTTGGTTGGAGATTATAAAACGAAGCAATTTGTTACCCATTAATCAACTATTGAGCGTGGTCAAAGAATGTGATGAGCTCTCAAAAATCATCAGTTCCAGCATACGGACGATAGGAAAAAAATCGTGA